DNA from Mucilaginibacter mallensis:
CCGATAAAACATTTTTTACTACCGATGCTATAGATTCGGCCCTTACCGTATATGCTAAAGATACAGCACATATTGACACTATCGCAATGCTGAGATTTGTACATGCCTCTTATACCAGCGGCCCATTGCACGTAGTTTTCGACAAGGGCGATACCATAAACATCGCCAATGCCGCTTATAAATATAAGAGCCAATATTTTAAAGTGTATGAGGGTACCAGGACAATAAAAATATATCCGGCGAATAGCACTACACTATTGTTGGATACTACAATAACATTGCAATCGGGTGCGGTTTATACTTTATTTGCGAAAGGAATATTAAATGCAAAAGGCTATAATGCATTTGGCGTGAGTTTAATGACTAACGGTACTATTATAACCGCAACAGGAACACAACAATAATGATATCAAAAAGTAATAAAGGAATAACATTTATTTTGGCACTGTTTATAACAGTAGTGCTGATCATGCCGTTTGTAAGCTCATGCGGTAAAGGCGGGGCGGCCAGTAGTGTTGGTTTAAATACACAGATGCAGGTTTTTAATCTTGGTCCTGATATACAATCGGTATACCTGTATGTAAATTATTTAAAACAAGGCAGCAGCTCTTATGCATATCCCAATGCTTCAGGGTATTTTTATTTATCTACACTAGATACACCTATGCAGGTAAGATCGGCAGCGATAACTACCGCAACCATAAATTTTATTAATTTAGATACTGTGCTGAAGGCGGGTCATAAATATTCATTATTTATAACCGGCTTATATGCTAATAAATCGGTCACATCAATTTTAACGCAGGATGATGCCATTGCAACTCCAGCGGAAGGCTATGGTAAAATAAGGTTTGTAAATGCGAGCCTGCCCATAAATAATCAGCTGAATATTACAGTAAACGGAACATTAGATACACCATTTATAGGAGTAAAGTATAAGGCAGTTACCCACTACATACAAATACCGGCCGGGAATTATAATTTTCAGCTAAGCCAAACATCAACGCCAACCGTTTATTTGCCCAACACCAATGTACAAAGCATTACCATACAGGATAGTCGCCTGTATACCATTTATACTTATGGCATAATTGGCCGTGCTACTACCGATACTTCGGCATTTGGGGCTGCTGTGGTTACAAACAGGTAGCTTAAGTGTAATTTATATTTATATTTTTGCACAAAAAACACACACATTGGAATTTATAACCCACCTGATAGATTTTATTTTACATATTGATAAGCACCTGGCAGCTATTATAGCGCAGTACCAGGGATGGACATATGTGATATTATTTGTAATAATTTTTGCAGAAACCGGCTTTGTTGTAACCCCGTTTTTACCCGGCGATTCTTTATTATTTGCAGCAGGCGCCTTAATAGCCGGCGGTAATACAGGTTTGGATATCTATTTTTTAGGATTGATACTCATCGCTGCAGCATTTACAGGCAATAGCCTTAACTATGCTTTAGGTAGTTATTTGGGCCCCAAAGTTTTTAAGCCTGAAAACAAAATACTGAAACTGGATTATTACCTGCAAACCAAAGCTTTTTTTGATAAGCATGGTGGCAAGGCGGTAATATTCAGCAGGTTTATGCCTATAATTCGTACCATAGCACCATTTGTTGCAGGAGTGGGGCGTATGCCATTTTTACGGTACAGTTTATATAATATCATAGGTGGTGCATCATGGATCATACTGTTCCTGTTTGCTGGCTATGAATTGGGAAATATACCGTTCCTTAAAGCGCATATATCTTTATTGGGGATACTAATTATACTGCTTTCAATTGTACCGCCAATTATTGCAGCTATAAAAAACAGGAGCGCTAAGAAGGCATAATAATTACTGCCCCAATTTATTGCTCCTTTAAATTTAAAATCTTTCCGGCTTTATATAAAGCTTCCTCCTGTGCAATTTTCCGCTTTTCATCGGTGGTAAGCGGTATGGCTATCAGCTTATCCAGGTCGGGCTGCCCGGCATCAACCCAGGCTGAGTACCAGAAACTGCCCACCGATAATATGGCCGAACGCATACGGCGCTGTACCATGCCATTAAGCATATTTTGGTAGGCTTTACTGTATGCAACCGAATAATCCTGCACTTTACGGTTGCCGTGTTTAACTATTTCATATTTCTTATCGGCCGGGAAGGTTTTACCCAGCATTCGTTCAAAGCGCAAAACGGAATCAACGGCTTTAAATGATGATCGGCAGATCTTAAAGGCCTCTTTCAGCGGATCGTCAATATAGCGCGCCTTACCCGCATAGTAATTGTAATGATCGCCAAATAATTCCGGCAGGCGGCTTTCCCATAAGGCATGTATGCCGGTTTGATTGGTCAGTTGCCCGTTATAGTTCATGGTTAAATGTAACGGCACATGCGCATCGGCTACATAATGGCCGAGGTTGGCTGATATATTTAAAATAGCGGTAGTATCATGGTCCTTAAATGCCTTAACCAGCCGGTAGTATTCAAACTGAATGGTCCACGGCACCACACCATATTTGTATATGGTATCGGCAGAATATTTCTTTACAGCATCGTCCCAGTTCTGCGGTATAGCGCTGAAGGGGCTTTTGCCATAATGATCGGCATCCAGGAAATGCTTTGGCGCTTCGGTAGAATCCACGTAACGGCGTTTATCTGCGCTTACGGCATGTTCGGTTATGAATTCGATATTAGCCCTGTAAAAGCCTGCCATAGCCTTAGGTAGCGTAAAAACGGCCAGCCTGTTGATGCGATAATGCGCAAAAAATCCCCAGGAGGAGCAGGTAATTATAACCAGTATGCTTATAAGAGATAGGGCCAGGTTGCGTTTCATTAGCGTGTATAAATGAAAATAACAGCCGTAAGATAAGATTATTACGAATAATTAAGGTTGAGCGGCATGTTGATAACCCTAAATATTTTTGTTGATAATTCGTTTGCATAATTAAAAATATCATCCTATATTTGCAGTCCTTAAAGAAAAAAGAATAACAAGCTATACAATGGCAAATCATAAATCATCATTAAAAAGGATCAGGTCTAACGCTGCGAAGCGCTTACGTAACAGATACCAGGCTAAAACCACCAGGAACGCCATCAAAAAATTAAGAGGCACAACTACTAAAGTTGAGGCAAGTGAACTTTTAAACAAAGTGATCTCTATGCTTGACCGTTTAGCTAAAAAGAACGTTATACATAAAAACAAAGCTTCAAACAATAAGTCGAAACTGACTAAGTTTGTAAATACTTTGAAATAATAAGGAATTTTAAATCCTACAGAAAGGCGATGAGTGATAAACTCATCGCCTTTTTTTTGAACCAGGATTCTGAACCGGGATTTTTGGGATTTTACGGATTTTCATGATTTTAAATAAAAAGGATGTATTTTGGATGTTTAAATATATCCTGTAAATCTCCTAAATCCTACAAATCATGGTTCATCCTTACGAAAACAAGATCAGCATAAAATCATGGGCCGAGGAAGACCGTCCGCGAGAGAAGTTAAGTGGACAAGGCAGACGGGCGTTAACGGATGCTGAGCTGATAGCCATACTCATAGGCTCCGGTAACCGCGATGAATCGGCGGTGGAGCTAAGCAAGCGTATCCTGCACCATTATGATAACGACCTGAATAAACTCGGCAAAGCATCAATTGAGGAGCTTTCCAAATTTAAAGGTATCGGCGAAGCCAAAGCAATTTCCATTATTGCCGCGCTGGAGATCGGTCGCCGTAGGAATGATACCGAAGTGGCGGTGCTTGACAAAGTAACCGGTAGTAAAGATGCCTATAATATACTTAAACGTCTGTTGGTCGACTTGAACCATGAAGAATTCTGGATACTACTGCTCGGGCAAAATAATAGGGTATTAGGCAAGGAACTCATCAGCAAAGGTGGCTTAACAATTACAATAGCTGATCCTAAAATTATATACAGCGCGGCTTTGCGCTATTCGGCAACTTCTATTATGCTGGCCCATAATCATCCCTCAGGTAATTTAAAACCAAGTAAACCGGACATTGATCTTACCAAGAAAATAGCTGCTGCAGGCAGCTTGCTTGATATTAAAGTGCTTGATCATTTAATTATTACTGATAGCGGTTATTATAGTTTTGCTGATGAGGGGGTGATGTAGATTCAGATCCATTGTCATGCTGAGGTACGAAGCATCTATTCTGCAAGCGATGAGCTGAACGCATGCAGGTTCTTCGCTTCGCTCAGAATGACAGGGAAGCTATATGTTATCTTAATGGATTGTTTGTGGGGACACAAACAATGGAATGGCTTTTCTTCGTTTTGTCATGCTGAGGTATGAAGCATCCATTTAGCAAGCGATGAGCTGAATGTGGATAGGTTCTTCACTCCGTTCAGAATGACAGGATGAGAAAATTGTCATGCTAAGGAACCACGCATTCATTATACATGCGGCAAATTCTTTTACCAGCCGATGTTCAATTGAATTTTCTTTTATAAACTATTTGTCTTTTCTTTGGTTATCTTAAATACTAACTAAATATACTATTATGATTACTCCAGGAGACGAAATACCATTAGACGATTCATACGATGATGATGCTGATGATCAACAAAGTCAAAAAGACATTCACTCAAACGGTTTTGATGAAGAGGATGAGATAGATCTTGACGATCTTGAACCAGATGCTGATATTTCAGGATTAGACCAGGCTTATGATGCTTCAGAATCAGCTTACACGCTGGATGATGAAGACGATGATGAGTAATTTTTAAAAAGACTTATTCACCAGGCGTCATTGCGAGGAACGAAGCAATCCCAGATTAGCAGGTCCGCCCCTGTATAGTTTGGGATTGCTTCGTTCCTCGCAATGACGCTTTGTTATTTTTATATCATACAAAACCTTTGGCCAACAGGCTGCTTTTAGAACAGATGCTTCGTTCCTCAGCATCACAAACCATAAAAAAATAAGTCTCAAAATTAACTTTCGGACTTTTCCGTCTTTCGGACTTTCGGACTTCCCAACTTCCCCACTAAATCCTATCTTTGCCGATTATCATTCTGCTATAATGAAGATATCTTATAATTGGCTTAAAGAATTTATTGATACGGATAAAACTCCTGAAGAAATTTCAACCATACTAACCGGTACCGGATTGGAAGTTGAAAGCCTGGAGAAAGTGCAGGCCGTTCCCGGCGGTTTGGAGGGTTTAGTGATAGGGCATGTAAAGGAAGCTACCTTTCATCCAAATTCCGACCACCTGAATATTACCAAAGTTGATGTTGGCACTGGCGAGGACCTGCAAATTGTTTGCGGCGCGGCAAATGTGGCGGCAGGACAAAAAGTTGTGGTAGCTGTAGTTGGTGCTTTCGTGCATCCGCTGGAAGGTGAAAAATTCAAGATCAACAAATCAAAAATACGTGGTGAGATCTCTGAAGGGATGATCTGTGCCGAGGATGAAGTAAGCCTGGGTACATCGCATGATGGCATTATGGTGCTTGACCCATCTGCTGTTCCCGGCACACTTGCTAAAGACTACTTTAAACTTAACGACGATTACCTGTACGAAATTGGCTTAACGCCAAATCGTGCCGATGCGGCTTCGCATTTGGGTACTGCGCGTGATATTGCTGCTTTCCTGAAGATCGCCATAAAAAAACCTAATGTTTCGGCATTTAAGGTTGATGATAATAGCAGTAAGGTTGAGGTAGTGGTTGAGAACGAGCAGGCTGCACCACGCTACTCAGGTGTAA
Protein-coding regions in this window:
- a CDS encoding DedA family protein is translated as MEFITHLIDFILHIDKHLAAIIAQYQGWTYVILFVIIFAETGFVVTPFLPGDSLLFAAGALIAGGNTGLDIYFLGLILIAAAFTGNSLNYALGSYLGPKVFKPENKILKLDYYLQTKAFFDKHGGKAVIFSRFMPIIRTIAPFVAGVGRMPFLRYSLYNIIGGASWIILFLFAGYELGNIPFLKAHISLLGILIILLSIVPPIIAAIKNRSAKKA
- the radC gene encoding RadC family protein, which translates into the protein MVHPYENKISIKSWAEEDRPREKLSGQGRRALTDAELIAILIGSGNRDESAVELSKRILHHYDNDLNKLGKASIEELSKFKGIGEAKAISIIAALEIGRRRNDTEVAVLDKVTGSKDAYNILKRLLVDLNHEEFWILLLGQNNRVLGKELISKGGLTITIADPKIIYSAALRYSATSIMLAHNHPSGNLKPSKPDIDLTKKIAAAGSLLDIKVLDHLIITDSGYYSFADEGVM
- the rpsT gene encoding 30S ribosomal protein S20 — its product is MANHKSSLKRIRSNAAKRLRNRYQAKTTRNAIKKLRGTTTKVEASELLNKVISMLDRLAKKNVIHKNKASNNKSKLTKFVNTLK
- a CDS encoding DUF4397 domain-containing protein, encoding MNIRIYILLFFTLVTGLLACNKKDLAPATVAIANLAVVNATADTLNFLVNNSRQNSFSGIYPAGAYGLYTPAGTQNYEIKKERSAVNLFIGTYSLSDTSKHIYTSLFIAGESADKTFFTTDAIDSALTVYAKDTAHIDTIAMLRFVHASYTSGPLHVVFDKGDTINIANAAYKYKSQYFKVYEGTRTIKIYPANSTTLLLDTTITLQSGAVYTLFAKGILNAKGYNAFGVSLMTNGTIITATGTQQ
- a CDS encoding zinc dependent phospholipase C family protein, with translation MKRNLALSLISILVIITCSSWGFFAHYRINRLAVFTLPKAMAGFYRANIEFITEHAVSADKRRYVDSTEAPKHFLDADHYGKSPFSAIPQNWDDAVKKYSADTIYKYGVVPWTIQFEYYRLVKAFKDHDTTAILNISANLGHYVADAHVPLHLTMNYNGQLTNQTGIHALWESRLPELFGDHYNYYAGKARYIDDPLKEAFKICRSSFKAVDSVLRFERMLGKTFPADKKYEIVKHGNRKVQDYSVAYSKAYQNMLNGMVQRRMRSAILSVGSFWYSAWVDAGQPDLDKLIAIPLTTDEKRKIAQEEALYKAGKILNLKEQ
- a CDS encoding DUF4397 domain-containing protein; amino-acid sequence: MISKSNKGITFILALFITVVLIMPFVSSCGKGGAASSVGLNTQMQVFNLGPDIQSVYLYVNYLKQGSSSYAYPNASGYFYLSTLDTPMQVRSAAITTATINFINLDTVLKAGHKYSLFITGLYANKSVTSILTQDDAIATPAEGYGKIRFVNASLPINNQLNITVNGTLDTPFIGVKYKAVTHYIQIPAGNYNFQLSQTSTPTVYLPNTNVQSITIQDSRLYTIYTYGIIGRATTDTSAFGAAVVTNR